Proteins encoded together in one Fibrobacter sp. UWH4 window:
- a CDS encoding bifunctional oligoribonuclease/PAP phosphatase NrnA, which translates to MRIDEFLSEAKTVAIFGHVRPDGDCVGSTTGIYNYIKDNCPGISVDLYLENFPDSYKILRGASDARSAWTAESNGGKPYDLAFLMDTPSFERVGANGAECIKAAKKTINIDHHISNPLNLCTLNLVEPEASSASEVLYVNLDRSKVSKEAANSMYLGIVHDTGAFKFSCTGKRTMQVVGDLIEKGIDFAKIVNETYYTRTYKQTLVTGFVMENCKLGLGGKVVYAHITPEDMQRFDVTPVELSNVIDTIREVGGTEVALFLYPVNGKYKISLRSNYVVDVNAIAREFGGGGHTRAAGGDTGDAPEVAIEKILKLIEKQL; encoded by the coding sequence ATGAGAATCGATGAATTTTTGAGCGAAGCAAAGACTGTAGCCATTTTCGGGCACGTGCGTCCGGACGGCGACTGCGTGGGTTCGACCACGGGCATTTACAACTACATCAAGGACAACTGTCCGGGCATTAGCGTGGACCTGTATCTTGAGAACTTCCCCGACAGCTACAAAATTCTTCGCGGGGCAAGCGACGCCCGCTCCGCCTGGACAGCCGAAAGCAACGGCGGCAAGCCCTACGATTTGGCCTTCTTGATGGACACCCCGAGCTTTGAACGGGTGGGCGCAAACGGTGCCGAATGCATCAAGGCCGCGAAAAAGACAATCAACATCGATCACCACATTTCAAACCCGCTGAACCTTTGCACCTTGAACCTGGTGGAGCCCGAAGCAAGTTCCGCAAGCGAAGTGCTTTACGTAAACCTCGACAGGAGCAAGGTTTCAAAAGAAGCGGCAAACAGTATGTACTTAGGAATCGTGCACGACACGGGTGCCTTCAAGTTCAGCTGCACCGGCAAACGCACCATGCAAGTGGTCGGTGACTTAATCGAAAAGGGCATTGATTTCGCGAAAATCGTGAACGAGACTTACTATACGCGCACCTACAAGCAGACGCTCGTGACCGGATTCGTTATGGAAAACTGCAAACTCGGGCTCGGCGGTAAAGTGGTCTACGCCCACATCACCCCCGAAGATATGCAGCGTTTCGACGTGACGCCGGTTGAGCTTTCGAACGTCATCGACACCATCCGCGAAGTCGGCGGCACCGAAGTGGCCTTATTCCTGTACCCCGTGAACGGCAAGTACAAGATCAGCCTGCGCAGCAACTATGTAGTCGATGTAAATGCAATCGCCCGCGAATTCGGCGGAGGCGGCCACACCCGTGCCGCCGGTGGCGACACCGGCGATGCACCCGAAGTGGCCATCGAAAAGATTCTCAAGCTGATTGAAAAGCAGCTATAG
- the mraY gene encoding phospho-N-acetylmuramoyl-pentapeptide-transferase — protein sequence MLCQWLYHLTSIDLFDGRLFRAGVAAMLSIILVMTFMPIYIRKLQSLDATSDFDKDGKSKSPPIMGGLLLVIVVEIVSLLVCKMNGYTISTLIVLAAFSAVGAIDDIAKVKAKRLIKLGKLKAADYMDKADGISSSLRLFLYFLFSLVVAIFCYKFIPELKGDLTIPFCPIDVFQIHLPNWVFVGFMTFVIAASANGTNFTDGLDSLVSVPILSSMIFVGLVAYVSGNFIFSQYLSVPYLPGCDELFPLAMSIAGALLAYLWFNSPPAEIYMGDAGSVGFGAAIGIMFILVQAGLFLPIVCIIIIAEACSVLLQISWFKFTKKTTGEGKRIFLCAPLHHHYQKKWEGRFPSKPLMNSKIVWRMHLISIFALIVSMVIFFGIR from the coding sequence ATGCTTTGTCAGTGGCTTTATCATTTAACTAGTATTGACCTTTTCGACGGTCGTCTATTCCGTGCGGGTGTCGCCGCCATGCTCTCCATCATCCTCGTCATGACCTTCATGCCGATCTACATTCGAAAGCTCCAGAGCCTTGATGCAACTTCCGACTTCGATAAAGATGGAAAATCCAAGTCTCCCCCGATTATGGGTGGTCTCCTTCTGGTGATTGTGGTAGAAATCGTGTCACTCCTGGTGTGCAAGATGAACGGCTACACCATTTCGACTCTGATTGTGCTAGCCGCGTTTTCTGCCGTGGGTGCCATCGACGACATCGCAAAAGTCAAGGCCAAGCGCCTGATCAAGCTCGGCAAACTCAAGGCCGCCGACTACATGGACAAGGCCGACGGTATTTCCAGTAGCCTTAGACTTTTCCTCTATTTCTTGTTTAGCCTGGTCGTTGCCATTTTCTGCTACAAGTTCATTCCCGAACTCAAGGGCGATCTGACAATTCCCTTCTGCCCCATCGACGTGTTCCAGATTCACCTGCCCAACTGGGTTTTCGTGGGTTTCATGACCTTTGTAATCGCCGCCTCAGCCAACGGGACCAATTTTACCGACGGTCTCGACAGTCTTGTTTCGGTGCCGATTCTTTCGAGCATGATTTTCGTAGGGCTCGTAGCTTACGTGAGCGGCAACTTTATCTTTAGCCAGTACCTGAGCGTTCCGTACCTGCCCGGCTGCGACGAACTGTTCCCGCTCGCCATGTCGATTGCAGGCGCACTCCTCGCCTACTTGTGGTTCAACAGCCCTCCGGCCGAAATCTACATGGGCGACGCCGGTTCCGTAGGCTTTGGAGCCGCTATCGGTATTATGTTTATTCTGGTGCAGGCAGGGCTATTCCTCCCCATCGTCTGCATCATCATCATCGCCGAAGCATGCTCCGTGTTGCTCCAGATCAGCTGGTTCAAGTTCACCAAGAAAACCACCGGCGAAGGCAAGCGCATCTTCCTTTGCGCGCCTCTCCACCACCACTACCAAAAGAAGTGGGAAGGCCGTTTCCCGAGCAAGCCGCTCATGAATTCCAAAATCGTGTGGCGCATGCACCTCATCAGCATTTTCGCGCTCATCGTAAGCATGGTGATTTTCTTCGGCATTAGGTAA
- a CDS encoding Cof-type HAD-IIB family hydrolase, which translates to MKLLFTDLDGTLLTDDKTILDIDMKAIEEMLKCGHKLVLCTGRPLTSAKKLAQRYGFDKPGFFLVSFNGGLIYDYATEQSILTRRIPVESVKFIMDEAHKRGMHAHTYAGDLVVSEYETEQLKTYCRLMQMDYAVVDDIREFFGLADVVSGKAPTAPINVVVKPPIKVNIITPFDHSSLVDFRTEMRKTTAGKLFDVFSKPEMLEFSHMQSNKGDAVRFMADFYKVPLSDTIAVGDEENDCPMIEAAGVGIAMANASEVAKSVANYVTKADNNHGGIAEIVHKFVI; encoded by the coding sequence ATGAAGCTTCTTTTCACCGACCTTGACGGCACGCTCTTGACCGACGACAAGACCATTCTCGATATAGACATGAAGGCTATCGAGGAAATGCTTAAGTGCGGTCATAAGTTGGTGCTCTGCACTGGGCGCCCGCTTACGAGTGCCAAAAAGTTGGCGCAAAGGTACGGTTTCGACAAGCCGGGCTTCTTTTTAGTGAGCTTCAACGGTGGCCTCATCTACGATTACGCTACCGAGCAGTCTATCCTTACTCGTCGCATCCCGGTGGAATCGGTCAAGTTCATCATGGACGAGGCCCATAAGCGGGGGATGCATGCGCATACCTACGCGGGCGACCTTGTGGTGTCGGAATACGAGACGGAACAGCTCAAGACCTACTGCCGCTTGATGCAGATGGATTATGCTGTCGTGGATGATATCCGCGAATTCTTTGGCTTAGCGGATGTTGTTTCGGGAAAAGCACCGACTGCGCCGATCAACGTGGTGGTGAAGCCGCCTATCAAGGTGAATATCATTACCCCGTTCGATCATTCAAGCTTGGTGGATTTCCGCACCGAGATGCGCAAGACGACGGCGGGCAAACTCTTTGATGTATTCAGCAAGCCCGAAATGCTTGAATTTTCGCACATGCAGTCCAATAAGGGCGATGCGGTGCGGTTCATGGCCGATTTTTACAAGGTCCCTCTCTCGGATACCATTGCAGTGGGTGACGAGGAGAATGATTGTCCCATGATCGAGGCTGCAGGAGTTGGTATTGCCATGGCAAATGCCTCCGAGGTGGCGAAATCGGTGGCCAATTATGTGACAAAAGCGGATAACAACCACGGTGGAATTGCCGAAATTGTTCATAAATTCGTCATTTAG
- a CDS encoding LysE family translocator codes for MLEFFIAALVVGIAPGPDNLFVLAQSATHGAKAGFCVILGLCTGIVIQVSLLVAGVSALVAASPKAFFVMQCLGAAYLLYLAYKSFQVRAGTVAAGDASECHPERSHEVTESKNLGEARLSGRKLYLRGILMNISNPKVILFLLSFIPPAVRLERPIHPSLQMVIFGAEFIVATFIVFGSVALLAGAVKKFLLNSPKANRNLNWFSGVVFVLLAVALFLV; via the coding sequence ATGCTAGAATTCTTTATTGCTGCCTTGGTGGTGGGAATTGCCCCCGGCCCAGATAACCTATTTGTATTGGCGCAGAGTGCGACTCACGGCGCAAAAGCCGGTTTTTGCGTGATTTTGGGACTTTGCACCGGCATTGTGATTCAGGTAAGCTTGCTCGTGGCTGGGGTGTCCGCCTTAGTCGCTGCAAGTCCGAAGGCGTTCTTTGTAATGCAGTGCCTGGGGGCGGCGTACTTACTGTATTTGGCTTACAAGAGTTTTCAGGTCCGTGCCGGCACGGTTGCTGCTGGCGATGCTTCCGAGTGTCATCCTGAGCGGAGTCACGAAGTGACGGAGTCGAAGAATCTGGGAGAGGCTCGTCTTTCCGGTCGCAAGCTTTACCTGCGCGGAATCCTCATGAACATTTCGAACCCGAAGGTGATTCTCTTTTTGCTTTCGTTTATTCCGCCGGCAGTTCGCCTGGAGCGCCCGATTCACCCGAGCCTGCAAATGGTAATTTTTGGCGCTGAATTTATCGTTGCGACGTTCATTGTGTTCGGTTCCGTCGCGTTACTTGCGGGTGCCGTCAAAAAGTTCTTGCTGAATAGCCCAAAAGCGAACCGCAACCTCAACTGGTTCAGCGGTGTCGTGTTCGTGCTGCTTGCGGTTGCCTTGTTTCTAGTTTAA
- a CDS encoding EAL domain-containing protein, which translates to MMDSVVKAKIDSLYEAFSVLSNGAYTYITDMRTDWTRWSKEAVRYFGLPDEYMQGVAYTWMERIHPDDRTAYKENIDKVMSGQLSEHNLQYRVLTKDGRYIVCTCRGVVLRDGNGSPDFFGGIIKNNDTLSYFDDISNMRSLYGFLEDLQSASCRGECLQIMILGINDFSRLNEIYGYTFGNRVLQEFSKMIKTEAHGMGTWYRMDGTKFAIVCQKASVDDLKNLYKRIQYNSIHDFNVDGTRVVLSFVAGAINLDSLAVSAETVYSCLRFAYYESKNNHLGELFVLKNNVGDDKRFAIERINVIRNSIVNNCEGFFHCYQPIVDATTEKIIGAEALIRWKNDEYGVVPPVQFVDVLEQDNLFPELGKWILRTALVDAQKFLARYPGFIVNVNLSYTQLEKSDFVEDVLAIIEDVNFPPQNLCLEITERCRLLDMGLLKDIFTRLRKHGIKVALDDFGTGFSSIGVLRELPVTTVKIDRSFVMNIEKNNSDQNTVRFISELADSFSSSVTAEGIETPEMREFLLRFKIKSLQGFYYSKPLPINDFMDKYVSA; encoded by the coding sequence ATGATGGATAGCGTTGTCAAAGCGAAAATAGATTCCTTGTACGAGGCTTTTTCTGTACTTTCGAATGGTGCGTATACCTATATAACCGATATGAGGACGGATTGGACCCGCTGGTCCAAGGAGGCTGTTCGCTATTTCGGCTTGCCTGACGAGTATATGCAGGGGGTCGCCTATACCTGGATGGAGCGTATCCATCCGGATGATCGCACCGCTTATAAAGAAAATATCGATAAGGTCATGAGTGGCCAACTAAGTGAGCATAATCTTCAGTATCGCGTGCTGACAAAAGATGGTCGCTATATTGTTTGCACGTGCCGAGGTGTTGTGCTCCGTGATGGGAATGGTTCTCCGGATTTCTTTGGCGGAATAATCAAGAATAACGATACGCTGAGTTATTTTGACGATATTTCCAATATGAGGAGCCTGTACGGTTTTCTGGAAGATCTGCAATCGGCAAGTTGTCGTGGAGAATGCTTGCAGATTATGATTCTGGGTATTAATGATTTTTCTCGCCTGAACGAAATTTACGGCTATACTTTTGGAAACCGTGTGCTACAGGAATTTTCGAAAATGATTAAGACTGAGGCGCATGGTATGGGAACGTGGTATCGAATGGACGGTACCAAGTTCGCTATTGTCTGTCAGAAAGCTTCTGTTGATGACCTGAAGAACCTGTATAAGCGAATTCAGTATAATTCCATTCATGACTTTAACGTGGACGGAACCCGCGTAGTTCTTTCGTTTGTTGCTGGGGCCATCAACCTGGATAGTTTGGCAGTCTCGGCGGAAACTGTGTATTCTTGCCTGCGTTTTGCTTATTACGAATCGAAGAATAACCACTTGGGCGAACTTTTTGTCCTGAAGAACAATGTGGGCGATGACAAGCGCTTTGCGATTGAACGCATCAACGTGATTCGCAACAGTATCGTGAACAACTGCGAAGGATTCTTCCACTGTTACCAGCCGATTGTCGATGCGACTACCGAAAAGATTATCGGGGCAGAAGCGCTTATCCGTTGGAAAAATGATGAATATGGCGTGGTGCCGCCGGTGCAGTTCGTGGATGTACTGGAACAGGACAACTTGTTCCCTGAATTGGGTAAGTGGATTTTGCGGACGGCGTTGGTCGATGCCCAAAAGTTCCTCGCTCGTTATCCGGGCTTTATCGTGAACGTAAACTTGTCTTATACGCAGCTGGAAAAGTCCGACTTTGTGGAAGACGTCCTTGCGATTATCGAGGATGTGAATTTCCCGCCGCAGAACCTGTGCCTAGAAATTACGGAACGTTGCCGTCTTTTGGATATGGGGCTCCTGAAGGATATCTTTACGCGACTCCGTAAGCATGGCATTAAGGTGGCGCTTGATGATTTTGGAACGGGTTTCAGTTCGATTGGCGTGCTGCGAGAACTTCCGGTAACGACGGTGAAAATTGACCGCAGTTTCGTGATGAATATCGAAAAGAACAATTCGGACCAGAATACGGTGCGCTTTATTTCGGAATTGGCGGATTCGTTCTCGTCTTCGGTGACGGCAGAAGGTATCGAAACGCCTGAAATGCGTGAATTCCTGCTGCGCTTTAAGATCAAGAGCTTGCAGGGATTCTACTATTCGAAACCGTTGCCTATTAACGATTTTATGGACAAATATGTGAGTGCGTAG
- a CDS encoding NPCBM/NEW2 domain-containing protein, which produces MKNILERLGNSRRHFIVLGITLAVLVGAFLIFNNLTVSYARRWDIDWGYYAILSTFILLVVGLAVNLPEILRGGKNFKPSGKSICAFAGIALVFSVFMFGNISNTHRVLSDETSWESMGLQMYFDHTGGICNEGIWKDGGLDCKTEVNNFKGKALGFVYSLVFNFMEPGRDTALLVNYPFYLLSLLFFFFALSKWFKNDWAALAATAFLGGMPIYLLQARSASTEVLYIFLLAALMAWYAFVPANKVNWKHFLLTVPLLGFFAQTRQETVFAFIPFALYYYKYFFEKAHRLPLFVASVIVVSWPSVNTMAAYRGYDFQGGEHAAHSLENLWFNLKTNIEIMLNLKEDPSFGGIMMNPFYTTFTIILLAATAWLLFRLIYSRRYWRGALLGITFCVQIFVILLNVSGTFTIDINQRYVLVALPLFALIMALGLFDALAFTTKMKPDAAGKIVLAVSVALSVGLMIYHGDSFRHNMLYYKNKLLGEEDYLDKSLESFPENSIFIYARPWQMLASRHSSFSERTFMGWDTETFAKWQQQSGGNIYMVRGQDGYGELNRKSRVVGFKTTDQVDEILKDYKSERVLIEPKLFGYPLAIYKITAKKGVSTYQQNFFVGDMADGAMVVNKRFPEAITCNYSLNGELQEELVITQEADTLLLDSAKITAGMNRVKFECMMPDSDTLELVKDFFVETPEVLLLSKLKIDAFEQAWGQPQMNATVEHRKLTLDKEVFRYGIGSHAPAFVRYSLPRSYSMLHATIGLDDESACGDGASFIVLGDNRELFRSKRLYSTEKQNINVDVSGVKVLELRLDEGDKKDKDCDHGDWANVWLEAVR; this is translated from the coding sequence ATGAAGAATATTCTTGAACGCCTGGGTAACAGCCGCAGGCATTTTATTGTGTTGGGAATTACACTTGCCGTATTGGTGGGCGCATTCCTTATTTTCAACAATTTGACTGTTTCGTACGCTCGACGTTGGGATATCGACTGGGGCTACTACGCCATTCTTTCGACTTTTATCCTGCTGGTTGTAGGGCTGGCGGTGAACTTGCCCGAGATTTTGCGCGGCGGAAAGAATTTCAAGCCTTCGGGAAAAAGTATCTGCGCCTTTGCCGGAATTGCACTTGTGTTCTCGGTGTTCATGTTCGGGAATATCAGCAATACGCACCGTGTGCTGAGCGACGAGACAAGCTGGGAGTCAATGGGACTCCAGATGTATTTTGATCATACGGGAGGCATCTGTAACGAGGGAATCTGGAAAGACGGGGGCCTGGATTGTAAGACCGAAGTGAATAATTTTAAGGGAAAGGCGCTCGGGTTCGTCTATTCGCTGGTGTTCAACTTCATGGAACCGGGGCGCGACACGGCCTTGCTGGTCAACTATCCTTTCTACCTGTTGAGTCTTCTGTTCTTTTTCTTTGCGCTTTCCAAGTGGTTCAAGAATGACTGGGCTGCACTTGCGGCGACCGCTTTCTTGGGTGGAATGCCGATTTACTTGTTGCAGGCCAGATCGGCATCGACGGAAGTGCTTTATATTTTCTTGCTTGCTGCTCTGATGGCGTGGTATGCCTTTGTTCCGGCGAACAAGGTGAACTGGAAGCATTTCCTGCTGACGGTTCCGCTGCTCGGCTTCTTTGCACAGACTCGCCAAGAGACTGTTTTTGCCTTTATTCCTTTTGCACTTTATTACTACAAGTACTTCTTTGAAAAGGCGCATAGGCTTCCGCTTTTTGTTGCATCTGTGATTGTGGTGAGCTGGCCTTCGGTGAATACGATGGCGGCCTACCGCGGCTACGATTTCCAGGGGGGTGAACATGCGGCTCATTCGCTTGAGAATCTGTGGTTCAACCTGAAGACAAATATCGAAATCATGTTGAACTTAAAAGAGGATCCGTCTTTTGGCGGAATCATGATGAACCCGTTCTACACGACCTTTACGATTATTCTTCTGGCCGCGACTGCGTGGCTCCTATTCCGTCTGATTTATTCGCGTCGTTACTGGCGTGGGGCCTTGCTTGGAATTACCTTCTGCGTGCAGATTTTTGTAATCCTCCTGAACGTGTCGGGAACGTTTACGATTGACATCAACCAACGTTACGTGCTGGTGGCGCTTCCGCTGTTTGCTCTGATTATGGCATTGGGACTCTTTGATGCTCTTGCCTTTACTACCAAGATGAAACCTGATGCGGCAGGAAAGATTGTTTTGGCTGTATCGGTGGCCCTTTCGGTGGGGCTCATGATTTACCATGGGGATAGCTTCCGTCACAATATGCTTTATTACAAGAATAAGCTGCTGGGTGAAGAAGACTATTTGGACAAATCTCTGGAGTCTTTCCCCGAGAACTCTATATTTATCTATGCACGCCCCTGGCAGATGCTTGCCTCTAGGCATAGTTCCTTTAGCGAACGCACCTTTATGGGGTGGGATACCGAGACCTTTGCCAAGTGGCAACAGCAGTCCGGTGGAAATATCTACATGGTTCGCGGACAGGATGGCTACGGTGAACTCAACCGGAAGTCCCGTGTGGTGGGATTCAAGACGACGGACCAGGTAGACGAAATCCTGAAGGATTACAAGAGTGAGCGCGTGTTGATTGAACCAAAGCTGTTCGGTTATCCTCTTGCGATATATAAGATTACTGCGAAGAAGGGTGTATCGACTTACCAGCAGAATTTTTTCGTGGGTGATATGGCCGACGGGGCGATGGTCGTGAACAAGCGTTTCCCCGAGGCGATTACCTGCAACTACTCGCTGAATGGCGAACTGCAGGAGGAATTGGTCATTACGCAGGAAGCCGATACCTTGCTGCTGGATTCCGCGAAGATTACGGCGGGTATGAACCGCGTGAAGTTTGAATGCATGATGCCTGATTCTGATACGCTTGAACTCGTGAAGGATTTCTTTGTGGAAACTCCGGAAGTGTTGCTGCTTTCGAAGTTGAAAATCGATGCGTTTGAACAGGCGTGGGGACAGCCGCAGATGAATGCGACGGTTGAACATCGCAAGTTGACGCTTGACAAGGAAGTCTTCCGCTACGGTATCGGTTCCCATGCCCCAGCGTTTGTCCGCTACAGTTTGCCGCGTAGTTATTCGATGTTACATGCGACCATCGGCCTGGATGACGAAAGTGCTTGCGGCGATGGTGCTTCGTTTATTGTTCTGGGCGACAACCGTGAACTTTTCCGCAGCAAACGTTTGTATTCGACGGAAAAGCAGAATATCAATGTTGACGTATCCGGCGTGAAAGTATTGGAACTCCGTCTGGATGAAGGTGACAAGAAGGACAAGGACTGCGACCACGGTGATTGGGCGAATGTCTGGCTGGAGGCCGTTCGTTGA
- a CDS encoding diguanylate cyclase: protein MKQFQFDYHSITSLKRDLDKISLWCKSKIFSHVVFQIYSDSLDRGQIDLVCDVISQNFPNAIYMGCSTNGNIVEGRLSSASISVICTIFEYPTTKLKLLQYTLNSETALDVVEDVKKEIKKNPWVKAVEMQLTIRGMSLTPFCDAFKGIEPSVAFFGGGAFNPDLNRNDACVFSNVKGYSEKGVIFLLMGGEDFNVYTTHITGWKPLGREFQVTKAKNAILYELDGKPAYDAYHRYLNILKDEHFFNNSLEFPFFYSHHGINILRAPIACNEDGSLVMTADIDENVKARLAYGDPWTILASVRKDGKKIGEFNPEIIKVFSCAARRTFWGREEISSETLPLQSLASTSGFYTSGEFLRTGEYVNQHNVTLVVAAMREGKNGDHCDFDMEQEAFSGKVSMINRLATFIDAATQELAEANQKLSLMAITDPLSSLFNRGEIQRRINQCVSEKIPGCLVMLDIDNFKQINDTFGRQEGDNVIKGISYVMRKVVDECGLSGVNAHNVTFDDIDGMYADTAVEDLADALQFEIFNVKTPIGRWGGEEFMALLHDSSLKTAVDFANRVRIAFNDITFENAGRRSVSVGVTELRKGESADAAIVRVDKALYRAKKLGKNRVVASEGENDG, encoded by the coding sequence ATGAAACAGTTCCAGTTCGATTATCATAGCATTACGTCTTTAAAACGGGATCTGGATAAGATTAGTCTTTGGTGCAAGTCGAAGATTTTTTCGCATGTGGTATTCCAAATTTATTCTGATTCGCTGGATAGGGGGCAGATTGACCTTGTTTGCGACGTGATTTCTCAAAATTTCCCCAATGCGATTTACATGGGCTGCTCCACGAACGGAAATATCGTGGAGGGGCGCCTTTCTTCGGCTTCTATTTCGGTCATCTGTACGATTTTTGAATATCCGACAACCAAGCTAAAACTGTTGCAGTATACCTTGAATTCGGAAACGGCTCTCGATGTGGTTGAAGATGTTAAAAAGGAAATCAAGAAAAATCCGTGGGTCAAGGCAGTTGAAATGCAGTTGACCATTCGTGGAATGTCTCTGACTCCGTTCTGCGATGCTTTCAAGGGAATTGAACCATCTGTAGCCTTTTTTGGTGGCGGGGCGTTTAATCCGGATTTGAACCGCAATGATGCTTGCGTCTTCTCGAATGTCAAGGGATATTCCGAGAAGGGGGTTATTTTTCTTTTGATGGGTGGTGAAGATTTTAATGTATACACGACCCATATTACGGGATGGAAGCCGCTGGGTAGAGAATTCCAGGTGACGAAGGCAAAAAATGCAATTCTTTATGAATTGGATGGCAAGCCTGCTTACGACGCCTACCATCGTTATCTGAATATCCTGAAGGACGAGCATTTCTTCAATAATTCCTTGGAGTTCCCGTTCTTCTATAGCCATCATGGAATCAATATCTTGCGTGCCCCGATTGCCTGTAACGAAGATGGTTCCTTGGTCATGACGGCCGATATTGATGAAAACGTGAAGGCGCGCCTTGCTTACGGTGATCCGTGGACCATTCTTGCGAGTGTCCGAAAAGACGGAAAGAAGATTGGCGAATTCAATCCTGAAATCATTAAGGTCTTTTCTTGTGCGGCCAGGCGCACTTTTTGGGGCAGGGAAGAAATCAGTAGCGAAACACTTCCGCTCCAAAGCCTGGCGTCGACATCGGGTTTTTATACTTCAGGCGAGTTCTTGCGCACGGGCGAATATGTGAACCAGCATAATGTGACTCTTGTGGTTGCTGCTATGCGCGAAGGAAAAAATGGGGACCATTGCGATTTCGATATGGAACAGGAGGCTTTCTCCGGCAAGGTTTCGATGATCAACCGCCTTGCGACATTTATCGATGCTGCTACCCAGGAACTGGCCGAAGCGAATCAGAAACTATCCTTGATGGCGATTACGGACCCGCTCTCAAGTCTCTTTAACCGTGGCGAAATTCAACGACGCATTAACCAGTGCGTTTCCGAAAAAATTCCGGGATGCCTGGTGATGCTTGATATTGATAACTTTAAACAAATTAATGATACGTTTGGGCGTCAGGAAGGAGACAATGTCATCAAGGGCATCTCGTACGTGATGCGTAAGGTTGTTGATGAATGTGGTCTTTCGGGAGTGAATGCCCATAATGTGACATTTGACGATATTGACGGCATGTATGCGGATACGGCTGTGGAGGATCTTGCAGATGCACTGCAGTTCGAAATCTTTAACGTGAAAACGCCAATTGGCCGTTGGGGTGGCGAAGAATTTATGGCGCTTTTGCATGATTCTTCATTAAAAACGGCTGTAGATTTCGCTAATCGGGTTCGTATCGCGTTCAATGATATTACATTTGAAAATGCAGGTCGTCGTTCTGTGAGTGTCGGTGTAACTGAACTTCGGAAGGGCGAAAGCGCAGATGCAGCGATCGTTCGTGTCGACAAAGCTCTGTATAGGGCTAAAAAGTTGGGCAAGAACCGCGTTGTGGCGTCTGAAGGAGAAAATGATGGATAG